Genomic DNA from Salinibacter pepae:
GCGGCGGCCGACGGGCACTGGCTCCTGGTGGACGATGTGCTCACCACAGGGGCTACGGCCGTGGCCGCCGGGCAGACGCTGGCGGGGGCCGGCGCCGATTCCCTCGATCTCATGACCCTCGGCCTCGCCCGACAGTAATGCAGCGGCCAGGCCCGGGGGCATCGGCGAAGAGACACGAGTTCATCCCTGCGTCCTCAGGAGGTCGGACGGGTGCTCTTCCCCTGCAACTTGTCGGCATGCTTCTTCCGGAGTTTGGCGACCTTCGGAGAGATGACGGACTGGCAGTAGGGCTGGGACGGGTTGCGCTCGTAGTAGTCCTGGTGCTTGTCCGCGGCCTCGTAGAAGGTGTCCAGGGGCTCCACCTCGGTCACGATCGGGTCCCCGAAGACCCCGTTGGCCTCCAGACGCTCGATGAGGCCCTCGGCAATCTCCCGCTGCTCATCGTCGTGGTGGAGAATGATGGATCGGTACTGCGGGCCCACGTCGGCGCCCTCCTGGTCCTTGGTGGTCGGGTTGTGGATCGTGAAGAAAATCTCCAGCAGGTCGCGGTACGCGATCACGGACGGATCGTAGGTCAGCTGTACCACCTCGGCGTGGCCGGTGGTGCCGCTGCACACCTGCCGGTACGAAGGAGCTTGGACATGGCCGCCGGCGTAGCCGGAGACAATCTCCGTGACGCCGTCCACTTCTTCGTACACCGCTTCCAGGCACCAGAAGCAGC
This window encodes:
- the msrA gene encoding peptide-methionine (S)-S-oxide reductase MsrA; the protein is MSTLNHATLGGGCFWCLEAVYEEVDGVTEIVSGYAGGHVQAPSYRQVCSGTTGHAEVVQLTYDPSVIAYRDLLEIFFTIHNPTTKDQEGADVGPQYRSIILHHDDEQREIAEGLIERLEANGVFGDPIVTEVEPLDTFYEAADKHQDYYERNPSQPYCQSVISPKVAKLRKKHADKLQGKSTRPTS